One stretch of Balneola sp. MJW-20 DNA includes these proteins:
- a CDS encoding cystathionine gamma-synthase — translation MKFNTKAIHAGQHPEETSGAVMPPIFQTSTYQQKAPNQHQGYDYARVGNPTRTALEKMVAGLEGADEAASFASGVAAMDALMKMLRPGDHVVTTNDLYGGSYRLFTQVFEPYGIEFSFVDMTDLSLVKEAIRPETRMMWIETPTNPLLRIVDIRELTDLARENDVLTVVDNTFASPYLQRPLEHGADAVLHSATKYLGGHSDVIHGVVASSNKEIMENLRFQVKSTGAVPGPMDCYLVLRGIKTLAVRVQRSVDNAKKIAELLKDHPKVGSVNYPGLASHPQHEIAKKQMDDFGAMVSFSLKDDSIEAAVKFMQNTKYFTLAESLGGVESLISHPASMTHGSIPKEVREKAGLKDSLIRISVGIEDADDLIEDLTQAF, via the coding sequence ATGAAATTCAATACTAAGGCTATTCATGCGGGGCAGCATCCGGAGGAGACTTCAGGTGCCGTAATGCCACCGATATTCCAGACATCAACGTACCAACAGAAAGCACCAAACCAACACCAGGGTTATGACTATGCCAGGGTAGGTAATCCGACCCGGACTGCTCTGGAAAAAATGGTTGCAGGGCTCGAGGGAGCTGATGAAGCAGCTTCCTTTGCAAGCGGCGTTGCAGCGATGGATGCATTAATGAAGATGCTCAGGCCCGGCGACCATGTAGTAACGACTAACGATCTTTACGGCGGTTCATACCGGCTGTTTACTCAGGTTTTCGAGCCCTACGGTATAGAATTCAGTTTTGTGGATATGACTGATCTTAGTCTTGTAAAAGAGGCTATTCGACCCGAAACGCGAATGATGTGGATCGAAACCCCTACCAACCCTTTGCTTAGGATCGTCGATATTCGTGAACTTACTGATCTGGCCAGAGAAAATGATGTCCTGACAGTGGTCGACAACACATTTGCATCCCCCTACCTTCAGCGTCCCCTGGAACATGGTGCTGATGCTGTATTACATTCAGCAACCAAGTACCTGGGCGGGCATTCTGATGTAATCCATGGAGTGGTTGCAAGCTCCAATAAAGAGATCATGGAAAACCTGCGTTTTCAGGTTAAGTCAACCGGAGCTGTACCTGGTCCAATGGATTGTTATCTGGTACTAAGAGGAATTAAAACCCTTGCTGTACGGGTACAAAGGTCAGTCGATAATGCAAAAAAAATTGCTGAGCTTCTGAAAGACCACCCGAAAGTAGGGTCGGTTAATTACCCGGGACTGGCCTCTCACCCTCAGCATGAGATCGCCAAAAAACAAATGGATGATTTCGGTGCCATGGTATCTTTTTCATTAAAAGATGATTCCATTGAAGCCGCTGTAAAGTTCATGCAGAATACAAAGTATTTCACGCTTGCCGAAAGTCTTGGCGGAGTTGAGTCATTGATCAGTCATCCTGCTTCTATGACCCATGGTTCGATCCCTAAAGAAGTCAGGGAAAAAGCAGGTCTGAAAGATTCGCTCATACGAATTTCTGTTGGTATAGAAGATGCTGATGATCTGATAGAAGATTTAACACAAGCCTTTTAA
- a CDS encoding tetratricopeptide repeat protein, with product MKYSLLTRLTGLLLVAGFLHSCASSRVNLDNLIENDRYQEALAEIDARLDDDPAQPSLYIQKGEILAEQAQNSPVMERGSLYDQTIQAFDQAASYEATDAQMSTIDDLKQQYWELEHNAGMDAFEQQGMNNRYQTAIAHFQNAISIKDDEMQCYRNLAIAQYKIGEVDAAIDNLNIAKGLADEVPTEIFEHLGFLYLEKGNTEQAIYYYTLANEKVENNLNLAFGLTNAYIAAGQHEKAAEILEGLVERYPQNADIRNVYGTQLYEITAGIMEDLKTAYMDRDTTLAGQIRFEAEGMGDSAEDQLISAYKRDTLKTDYIESLAVFYNNMAGQYFSALDAAFETDQDYLLDKALSLIDFAVEYYEKLIDMDPQNREYQSKLNILQNLKENRSNPN from the coding sequence ATGAAATATTCACTTTTAACCCGGCTTACAGGACTACTTCTTGTAGCCGGGTTTTTACATTCATGCGCCTCATCAAGAGTTAATCTGGATAACCTGATCGAAAATGATCGATATCAGGAGGCTCTGGCCGAGATAGATGCAAGGCTGGATGACGATCCCGCCCAACCTTCTCTGTATATTCAGAAAGGAGAAATACTGGCTGAACAGGCCCAGAATTCCCCTGTGATGGAGCGAGGTTCGTTATACGATCAGACGATACAGGCCTTTGATCAGGCTGCATCTTATGAAGCAACCGATGCTCAAATGAGCACTATTGATGATCTCAAGCAACAATACTGGGAGCTTGAACACAATGCTGGAATGGATGCATTTGAGCAACAGGGCATGAATAACAGATATCAAACGGCTATTGCTCACTTCCAGAATGCTATCAGCATCAAAGATGATGAAATGCAGTGCTACCGCAATCTGGCAATCGCTCAGTATAAGATCGGAGAAGTGGATGCAGCGATAGACAACCTGAATATTGCTAAAGGACTGGCAGATGAAGTGCCGACTGAAATATTCGAGCACCTCGGATTCCTGTATCTTGAGAAGGGAAATACCGAACAAGCTATCTATTACTATACTCTTGCGAACGAGAAGGTTGAGAATAACCTGAATCTGGCATTTGGGCTGACTAACGCCTATATCGCAGCCGGTCAGCATGAAAAAGCTGCTGAAATTCTGGAAGGACTGGTTGAACGCTATCCACAGAATGCAGATATAAGGAATGTATATGGTACCCAGCTTTATGAGATCACAGCCGGAATCATGGAAGACCTTAAAACTGCTTATATGGATCGCGACACCACCCTGGCCGGACAGATCCGCTTTGAAGCCGAAGGAATGGGCGACAGCGCCGAAGATCAGCTTATCAGTGCGTACAAAAGAGACACTCTGAAAACCGATTATATTGAAAGTCTTGCTGTATTCTATAATAATATGGCCGGACAATACTTCTCAGCCCTGGATGCTGCTTTTGAGACCGATCAGGATTATCTATTGGATAAAGCTCTCTCACTCATCGATTTTGCGGTCGAATATTATGAGAAACTTATCGACATGGACCCTCAGAACAGGGAGTATCAAAGTAAGCTCAATATTCTGCAGAATCTTAAAGAGAACCGTTCCAATCCGAATTAA
- a CDS encoding acetyl-CoA C-acyltransferase produces the protein MRDVVIVSAKRTPMGAFGGSLSSFTAPELGSMAILETIKDAGIKPDDVQEVVMGNVLSAGIGQAPARQAALKAGLSQLTPSTTVNKVCASGMKAIMIAADQIRLGEADIIVAGGMESMSNVPYYLPKERFGAKYGHGQVEDGIVKDGLWDVYNEYLMGNAAELCADECNISREQQDEFAVTSYKRAIDAYEKGYFKDEVLKVKVKDRKGNVTEVEKDEELDKVRFDKIPGLRPVFKKDGTVTAANASSINDGAAAVLLMSAERAEALGLKPIAKVISHASAAKAPEWFTTAPADAIPKALKRAGLNKDEIDLFEINEAFSVVSLANNQILELDPEKVNIHGGAVSLGHPLGCSGARIIVTLIHALKRTGGKYGCAGICNGGGGASSLVLEAL, from the coding sequence ATGCGAGACGTTGTAATTGTTTCTGCCAAAAGAACTCCTATGGGAGCATTCGGTGGCAGCCTCTCATCATTCACTGCCCCGGAATTGGGCTCAATGGCTATCCTGGAAACCATCAAAGACGCAGGCATCAAACCAGATGATGTTCAGGAAGTTGTTATGGGTAACGTACTTTCTGCCGGTATTGGGCAGGCACCTGCAAGACAGGCTGCTCTTAAAGCCGGACTTTCCCAGCTTACTCCATCTACCACCGTAAATAAAGTATGTGCTTCCGGCATGAAAGCCATTATGATAGCAGCTGATCAGATCAGACTGGGAGAAGCAGACATTATCGTTGCCGGTGGTATGGAAAGCATGAGTAATGTGCCGTACTATCTTCCAAAAGAAAGATTTGGCGCAAAATACGGACATGGTCAGGTTGAAGACGGTATTGTAAAAGACGGTCTGTGGGATGTATATAATGAATATCTGATGGGTAATGCAGCTGAGCTGTGTGCGGACGAATGCAATATTTCCCGTGAACAACAGGATGAATTTGCCGTTACTTCTTATAAAAGAGCCATCGATGCTTATGAAAAAGGGTATTTCAAGGATGAAGTACTTAAAGTTAAGGTGAAAGACCGCAAAGGGAATGTAACCGAAGTGGAAAAAGATGAGGAACTGGATAAAGTCCGCTTCGACAAGATCCCCGGACTCAGACCAGTATTCAAAAAAGACGGAACTGTTACTGCGGCCAATGCCTCAAGTATAAACGACGGAGCCGCTGCAGTACTTCTCATGAGTGCAGAAAGAGCCGAGGCGCTCGGTCTTAAGCCGATCGCGAAAGTGATCAGTCATGCCAGTGCAGCCAAAGCCCCAGAATGGTTTACCACTGCCCCCGCTGACGCCATCCCTAAAGCTTTGAAAAGAGCCGGATTGAATAAAGATGAGATCGATCTGTTCGAGATCAATGAAGCCTTTTCAGTGGTTTCCCTGGCAAATAACCAGATCCTGGAACTTGATCCCGAAAAAGTGAATATACATGGAGGAGCTGTAAGCCTCGGGCATCCATTAGGATGTTCCGGAGCACGTATCATCGTAACTCTGATCCATGCGCTCAAGAGAACCGGTGGTAAATATGGTTGTGCCGGCATCTGTAACGGAGGCGGTGGTGCATCTTCCCTGGTGCTGGAAGCACTCTGA
- a CDS encoding tetratricopeptide repeat protein: MKKLFRNLLLVLLTAGFAVSCQSGDPLVNEAKDAISERNYQGALAATEQALAQNPSNVAALYYKAQAHAEIARQIPEVDARPSDYTKMRGAVETIYSISDTLAEEPAELKLSQDMTINTWAFELNSAVNIVNSDSIMNADPDAITRAVAHLENAAIVNPDSVLTFDIMSQVHYMNNDLASAIEASKKSMSMQDTPAAMDYNRLAAYYMMQPDYESAITVLEESMETYADSVYLVQKLADSYTAVGEIAKATEAIQNLIDDEPNNPQYRLALGTQLYKATDDPNTQLTENYDKLYDLRDERKSASSSERSNIDKQIADLEAQNDELLAAINSYTEQAVEQLQKAAELDPQNITAVSTLGIIYQNNAATYFELRNNTLDNEESNKYDEMAKQELRKAVEYYEKTVELDPDDTETWAALGRAYLTLDMKEKAEAAMEKAGM; the protein is encoded by the coding sequence ATGAAAAAGTTATTTAGAAACCTGCTCCTCGTTCTTCTGACAGCGGGATTTGCCGTAAGTTGCCAAAGTGGTGACCCGCTTGTAAATGAAGCCAAAGACGCTATCTCTGAAAGAAATTATCAGGGTGCACTTGCCGCCACTGAACAAGCGTTGGCTCAAAACCCTTCAAATGTAGCCGCTCTGTACTACAAAGCTCAGGCACATGCAGAGATCGCACGCCAAATTCCTGAAGTTGACGCACGCCCTTCAGACTACACTAAAATGCGTGGTGCTGTTGAGACCATCTATTCGATATCAGATACTCTAGCTGAAGAACCGGCTGAACTAAAACTTTCCCAGGACATGACCATTAATACCTGGGCCTTTGAGTTGAATTCAGCTGTAAACATTGTTAACAGTGACAGCATCATGAATGCAGATCCGGATGCAATAACACGCGCGGTTGCACACCTTGAAAATGCTGCCATCGTTAATCCTGATAGTGTTCTGACCTTCGACATCATGTCTCAGGTTCACTATATGAACAATGATCTGGCATCTGCTATTGAAGCATCAAAGAAGTCAATGTCTATGCAAGACACACCTGCAGCTATGGATTATAACCGCCTTGCTGCTTATTACATGATGCAACCTGACTATGAGAGTGCCATCACTGTTCTTGAAGAATCAATGGAAACTTATGCAGATAGTGTTTATCTGGTTCAGAAACTAGCTGACTCTTACACAGCAGTAGGTGAGATCGCGAAGGCAACCGAAGCTATTCAGAACCTGATCGATGACGAACCAAATAATCCTCAGTACCGACTGGCACTGGGTACTCAGCTTTACAAAGCTACCGATGATCCAAATACACAGCTGACTGAAAACTACGATAAACTTTATGATCTCAGGGATGAGCGAAAAAGTGCCAGCAGCAGTGAGCGTTCAAATATTGATAAGCAGATCGCAGACCTGGAAGCACAGAATGATGAGCTTCTTGCGGCGATCAACAGTTACACTGAACAAGCGGTAGAACAGTTACAAAAAGCAGCTGAACTGGATCCGCAAAATATTACCGCTGTTAGTACTCTGGGTATCATCTACCAGAACAATGCTGCTACATACTTTGAACTTCGTAATAATACTTTAGACAACGAAGAATCGAATAAGTATGATGAAATGGCGAAACAAGAATTGAGAAAAGCAGTTGAATACTACGAAAAGACAGTAGAACTCGATCCTGATGACACGGAAACATGGGCTGCACTTGGCCGCGCTTATCTGACTCTCGATATGAAAGAGAAAGCAGAAGCTGCCATGGAAAAAGCAGGCATGTAA